The nucleotide window TTTACATTTTTAGTGAAATTTTTATCTAATACTTCTTTATCAGAGAACTTCTTCATAGCTATAAACCCTTTTTTTCTTAAAAGATCCACATCTTTATGTTCTTTATCAAAACCTCTAGGAGCCGTCTTTAATTCGCTAAAACTATAAAAAGAATCTCCAAAATGCTTTTGAAACTCTTTATCACTTAAAACATCTCTAATCTCTGAGGCATCTTGCTCAATTTCTTTTCTTAATCTAAACAAATCTTCTTTACTAGGTTCCCAGAAACCACCAGCTAAAAAAGATTCTCCAGGCCTAATCTGTAAAAAATAACCTCCTCTTAAAGATGCACCTAATCTAGAATATGAATTCGAAAAATGAGCTTTATATGGCGTTTTATCTTTCGAGAATCTTACATCCCTATAAATACGCATCATCTTAGATTTCTCAATTTCATCATGACCTTCTAGTTTTTCTAATACTTCTGCAAAGACATCTTTGGCATTCAACCTTGCTTTTTCATAAGTTGCTTTATGATCGGCAAACCAATCTCTATTGTTGTTTTTACGTAAATCTTTTAAGAATTGAAACGTAGATTTTTCTATTGTCATTTAATACGCTTTAGAAATTTCAAGTTACAAAATAGAAATTGTAAATTCGAATTAGAAATGGATTTTAAGACAAAAGAAATACAGAAAAGATACGAAGGCTATTTAGCCACACCTAAGTTATGGACTGGAGATGACATATCTGGTTTGCATCAATTTGAATTAGAGTCTAAATCACATAAAATTGATATTTCTATTGATGACAAAATACGTTTAGGAAAATATGTAGAACGCTTTGTATCTTATCACTTATCAACAATAAAAGAGATAGATATTTTAGCAGAAAACATACAAATTCAAAAAGACAAACGAACTCTTGGAGAACTAGATTGTTTATTGACTAAAAACAAAAAACCTGTTCACTTAGAGATTGTTTACAAGTTTTATTTATATGATGCCACAGTTGGCTCAACTGAGATTGAACATTTTATTGGACCAAATAGAAAAGATACTCTTATTGAAAAGTTAAATAAGTTAAAAGAGAAACAGTTACCTCTAATTTATTCTAATGATTGTAAACCTTATTTAGATGAATATGACATTGAAGTTGAGAAGGTAAAGCAAGAGGTTTTATTCAAGGCTCAGTTATTTTTACCCTATAATAAGCAGCATATTCAGTTAACGAAGTTAAATACTAATTGCATACAAGGTTTTTATATTAACCTTAAAGAACTAAGATATTTTAAAGAGTCGAAATTTTATATTCCCTCTAAAAAAGATTGGTTGATTAAACCTCATGAACAAGTCTTATGGGTTACATATACCAATTTTAGTAACAAAATAAAAGAATTCGAACTTAGAAAATTTTCACCTTTAGTTTGGATAAAATCAAAAAACGGTGAACTTTCTAAATGCTTTGTTGTTTTGTGGGCATAAAAAAAGGAACTCAAAATTGAGTTCCTTTTTATTTTATATAGTGTAGTAATCTTAGTTGTTACCTACTTCTTTAACTCCAGAAGTTTTGTTCCAAATTTTAATTTGATCTTCTATAGTAATTCCTTCTAAAACCTCTACGTTTACTCCATCAGATGTACCTAACTTTAAAGTTCTTCTTTCAAAAGTACCTTCACCAGTTTTAACTTCTACATAAGGTTCTTCAGTTTTATTATCGAACTTTAATAAAGCTTCTTTTATAGATAAAACACTGTCTTTCTTTTCTAAAACAATATCTGCATTTGCACTATAACCAGCTCTAATAAAGTAGTTGTCATCTAAAGATACATCTGCTTTAATTTTAAACTGAACAGCACCTGCTTCTTCTGTTCCTTTAGGAGCTATAAAGTTTAATTTTGCTGGGAATTTTTTACCTTCTATGGCACCAATTGAAACTTCTATATCAGCACCGTTTTTAAGTTTCCCAACTTCAGATTCATCAACCTTACCTTCAAAAATCATTTTACTCATATCTGCAATAGAAGCAATTGTTGTACCTGCATTAAAATTATTAGACTGTATTACTTGATCTCCTTCTTTAACAGGAATTTCTAAAATAGTTCCAGAAATTTGAGCCATAATGTTTGTGTTGGCTGAACCACCTGTACCTGCAGAACCTCTTTTAATGATTAAATAATCATTCTGAGCATTTTTTAAATCTTGCTTTGCTTGATCGTAAGTTAGCTCTATATTTTCAAATTCTTGTCTAGAAATAACACCCTTATCAAATAGATTTTTATTTCTATCATACTGAACTTTAGCATTATCTAGCCTAATTTTAATATTGTTAACTCTACCTTTTGCACTTATTAATGATTGCTCATTAGGTACAACTCTTACAGTCGCGATTAAATCACCCTTTTTAACTTTAGAACCTTCTAAAAGCATTATTTTATCGATAATACCTGTAATTTGTGGCTTAATTTCAATCTCTTCTAAAGGTGTTACTTTACCTGTAGCTACTGTTTTCTTAACTATAGTAGTTTTGAATGCAGTTTCTGTTTCGTACTCAACAATGCTCTTTTTGTTCTTTTTTCCGAACCAAATTAAGGCTGCTACAAATAGTACACCTATAACTATTAAAATTATTTTTGCTCTTTTACTCATGATTTTAGTTGATTATTTTTATTCTTCTCTTAATGCTTCTATTGGTCTAACAATTGTAGCCATGTGTGCTGGTATTAAACCTATTAGTGTACCTAACACTATTAATGTTACAAATGCTATAATAATTATTGGAATATTTACAGTTGGATTTATTAGTGCTGCATCATCTCCTTGCCCAAAAGCTGAGTCTATGAAATACAGAATTAAGCCTCCAAACACTATACCCAACATACCAGCAATTGTGGTTAGAAAAACAGATTCTAATATAATTTGCTGACGAATACTTTTTGGTGTTGCTCCTAATGCTCTTCTAATTCCTATTTCTTGAGTTCTTTCTTTTACAGTAATTAGTAAGATATTACCAATTGCAAATACTCCTGCAATTAATGTTGCAATACCAACAAACCATGTCATAAACTGCAAGCCTGTTAAAAACCCAGTAACTTTGGCAATTTGAACTCCTAAATTGAAAGAACCAAATGCTCTTTTATCTTCTGGATGAACATTATGTAAACTTTTTAAAGTCAAAATAACATCGCTTTCCATTTGCTCAATATCTATACCTGGATTAGCTGTAATAACCATCCAATCTATATTATTAGCAGTATTGTAAACTCTTTTAAAGGTTGTAAAAGGAATAAAGGCTGTATCACCATCTAAATCAATTCCATTAGATGAACCATATACACCAACCACTTTATAATTGATACTGTTTATTTTGATGTACTCACCTATTGGCTCTTCTCCTTTATCAAAGAGTTGTTTGTACATGTTTTCTGAAATAACAGTTATTTTAGCTGATGATAAAATATCATTCTCGTTAATAAATCTTCCAAAAATTAATTTCTTCTTTTGAATTTGATCTAACACAGGATAATCTCCACTTACAGAAAAGTTACCTGATTTAAAATCATGTATAATTAAATTATTGGTTTGATTTCTTGGTGCTAATAATTTAATTTCATCTTGATATTCATTTTTTAATACCTCTATATCATTCATTTTAAGACGAAATCTTCTACCCTCTTGAAAACCTTTAAAAGGTGTATCTGTAGACTGTGTCCAAACAAAAACACTATTGGTAGCAAAGTCTCCAAATATCTTTTTAAAACCATTGTCTACTCCTCTTGCAGCTCCCAATAAAACTACCAAAAGAAAAATACCCCAAAGAACACCAATAATAGTAATTGCGGTTCTCACTTTATTTTTACGTATGCTTCCGTAAATTTCTTGCCAAGTATCTGAATCGAATAAAAACTTCATAATTAGTCTGCTCTTAGTGCTACAATTGGTTTAATATTTGCTGCTTTTTTTGCAGGTATATAACTTGCTATTAATCCTGATAGAATTAATACTATAGTTGCTCCAATAACAATACCTGTACTTACACTTGGATCTTTAATAAAGTAATCTTCTTCTAGACTATTACCAATTAAACTTAATAGATATGTACCAAAAGATAATCCTAAATAACCTGCTAGTGTGGTTATTAAAACTGTTTCTTGAACAACAATACCTACAATAGATGATGGTTTTGCCCCTAAAGCTTTACGAATACCAAACTCTTTGGTTCTTTCTTTTATTACAAAAATCATAATGTTAGAAATACCTATGATACCTGCAACCAAAGTTCCTGAACCTACTAATATTACAATAGCATATAAAATACCCATAAACTGCCCAACACCTTTATTGGCTTCTGCCATGTTTTGAACAGAAAGTGCACTTTGATCATCTGGATGAATATTCATTTTATTCCTTAAATCACGCTCCATTTGATTTCCAAAAGCAACAGCTGCATCTAAACTTAATTTAGGGTCATAACCTAAAGCAATCTGACTGATATAGTCATTATTACCATAAATCATTTGTGCTGTACTTAAAGGAATAAACGCTTTACGCTCTTCATTATCTCCTCCTTCATCAGAAAAAATTCCAATAATTAAATAAGAACTTCCGTTAACATTTAAACGTTTTCCTAAAGCAGGTTTTTGACCAAATAAATCTTCTTTAATTAATCTACCAATAACAATAACTTTAGATTTGTCTTTTATATCTCTTTCATTAACATATCTACCTTCATTAATAATTGTTTTCTCTAAAAATTGATGATCTGGATTAATAGCCATAACACTATAGTTACTGGCTTCATTTTTATATTTTAAGGTAAAGTTTTTATAGATTCTAGATGATTTATACTGAATCTTATTTCCATATTCATCATTTATATAATTGTAATCACTATTCCTTAACTGAATAGTTCTACCAGTTTGTAATCCTTTATAAGGTTTTGATGTTTTCCAAACTCTTACAAACATGGCATTTTGTGCATCATCTGCAAATGCATCTGTAAAAGTGTTACTTAAACCACTAACAATACCAAAAAGTAAGGTGAATAATAAAATTGCAAAAGCAACTGTAAAACCAGACATTACAGAACGTAATCTGTTTTTATTGATACTTTGAAAAATTTCTCTCCATCTATCTAAATCAAACATAATTAGACTGCTTTAGATGCTTTTGTGAATTCATCGCTAATAATTACCCCATCTTTTAAACGAACAATTCGTTTTGTCTGCTCTGCTACTTCTTCTTCGTGAGTAATTACAAAAACAGTCATTCCTTCATCATTAATATCTTTTAATAAATCCATTACAGAATCTGTAGTTGTAGAATCTAATGCTCCAGTTGGCTCATCTGCTAAAACAACCTTTGGCTTAGTTACCAAAGCTCTTGCAATTGCAACACGTTGTTTCTGACCTCCAGAAAGTTCGTTTGGTAAATGGTTTGCCCAATCTTTTAAACCAACTTTTTCTAAATAGTCTAAAGCAACTTGTAAACGTTCTTTTCTACCCATTCCTTTGTAGTATAAAGGTAGAGCTACATTTTCTAATGCTGTTTTATATGATATTAAATTAAATGATTGAAAAATAAATCCTAAAAATTTATTTCTTAAAAGCGCTGCTTTTTTCTCATTCATGTCTTTAATTAGCTGACCATTTAAATAATAATCACCTTCATCATGAATGTCTAATAAACCTACAATGTTTAGTAATGTAGATTTACCTGAACCTGAAGAACCCATAATAGATACAAATTCGCCTTCTTTAATATGTAAATCAATACCTTTTAAAACGTGTAGAGAGTCTTTTCCTATTGGATAAGATTTGTGCAGTTTTTCTATTTTTATCATGGGTTGGTTAATTTTATACTAAAGTATTGAATGCTGTTAGAAGCTCTTATTAATTTTTTGTTAAAAGCCTTCTTCTAGAACAATACAACCATAAGACGTGTCAGGATAAATTATGTTACAAAAAAATGCCAAAAAAATTTAAAATTTTATAAAAACCGCTCATAGAAAGAAACTTAAGAAATACATAATATTTTGCTAAATTAGCAGATAATCAAAATAGAACATGATTAATATCCCTAAGAATAAAAAATTAGTACTGTTTGACGGTATTTGCAATCTTTGCAACTCTGCAGTATTAACTATAATTAAGCACGATAAGAAAAACGTATTTCTTTTTGCTGCTTTAGATTCTGATACAGGAAAACAAGTTACCCAACATTTACATATTGATGTTCGTAAAATAGATTCTATCATTTTGTATGAACCTAATGTTTCTTATGAAATAAAATCTACTGCAGCTTTAAAAATTGCAAAAGATTTTGGTGGAATTTGGTGGCTAACACAGGTGTTTTTTGTGCTACCTGAAAGCATTAGGAATTATGTTTATGATTTTATAGCCAAAAACAGGTACAAATGGTTTGGTAAAAAAGACCAATGTATGTTACCCAATACAGAATTGAAAGCAAAATTTATTTAGAATAAAACTTCCCCCCTAAAAATGAAACGATTAAATTTTAAAACCGATATTAAATTTAAATTCAGCATTGTAATTATTTCTTTATTGATGTTGATTTTAGTACTAAGTTCTCAGTTTACAGACAAAAACTTTTATATTGTTACAACAGTCATAGGAGTATTATCATTAATTGCCATTATAATTTCAGTAATTGGTCTTTTAAGATCTATCAAGAATTTAAAACAACCTACTTCTAAGAGAAGAATTGCCTCAATAATTGTGATTGCGTTTGTAACCTGTTTATTTTTTTACTTAATTGTAGCCAATATAATTGAAGTCTTAAAACACGTAACCTAAATGAATATACCCAAAGAAATTAAATGTGTAATTTTTGATATGGATGGAGTAATCATTGACTCTGAAGAGATTCATAAAAAGGCATATTATGAAACATTTAATTCGATTGGCGTAAACGTTTCAGACGAATTGTATAAAACCTTAACTGGTTCTTCTACCATAAACGCTTTTCAAAAATTAGTACAACATTTTAAACTAAATCTAAATCCAGAGGATTTGGTTTTAGAGAAAAGAAAGCGCTATGTAAATTTCTTTGAAAATGATCCTACTCTTCATTTAGTAAATGGTGTCGAAAATTTAATTAAACATTTATACAAGGAACAAATTACATTAGTATTAGCTTCATCTTCTGCAATGATCAATATTGATAGAGTTTTTACAAGATTTCATCTTCATCAATATTTTAAGGCAAAAATTAGTGGTGCAGATTTAAAGGAATCTAAACCAAATCCTGAAATATTTGAAAAGGCAGCCATTTTAAGCGAAGTTGCTAAAGAACATTGTATCATAATAGAAGATTCTGATAATGGTATAAAAGCCGCAAATGATGCTGGTATTTTTGTAGTAGGTTATCAAAACCCAATGGCTGAAGACCAAACCTTAGAAAATGCAAATCTTATTACAGATAGTTTTTCAACTTTGAAATCTGAATTATTTTGATAGAAGAATTAATCCATCTTACCACTGATGATTCTGAAACGATTGCACTTTGGAAAATTACAAGCAATAAAACTACAGACAAGCATCTCTTTCTAATTCATGGTACATTTTCGGATAAAGAAATCTTTAACGGTTTTACAGATTATTTTTTAAATTTAGGTTACACTTGTTGGCTTTTAGAATGGAGAAATCATGGAGAAAGTAAAAAGGTAAACCAAAAATTCAGGTTTGAAGCTATAGGTAAACATGATGTAAAAACTGCTTTTAAGTATTTAATTGATAAAGAACAAATTACAAATTTACATTGTGCAGCTCACAGTGGAGGAGGAATTTCTATCACGATTTGTTTAATTTATAACCCTGAATTTAAAAAACGTATTAAGAGCATCTCTTTATTTGGTGTACAAGCCTTTGGTGCAAATATTAGCACAAAACAGAATATAAAACTAAGAGGAGCCAAACTTATATGTAAGCTAATTGGTAAAGTACCTGCAAAATTTGCGGGTTCTAAAAACTACGATGAAACTTATTTTACCATGCACCAGTGGTTTGATTGGAATATTCAAAGAAGGTTTACAGATAGCTCTCAATTTGATTATGAATCAAGAATGAAAGAAATTCGAATACCAATCATTTCTTTCTGTGCAAAAGGCGATGATTTTATTGCGCCAAAAGAAGGCTGTCAGTTATATTTAGATGCCTTTAAAAACCCAAAAAACAAGTTGGTGTATTGTGCTGTAGAACTAGGTAACTTAGAGGATTATAATCATAGTAGAATATTAAAATCTAAAAATTCTAAAAAAGAAATATGGCCACAAGCAGAAAAATGGATGTCAAAAAATTCTTAAACGCTTACAATAGTTTAGACATTGCAGTTTTTATGATTTCTATATTTCTTAAATAATTAGATTTACTTTCTTTCTTTTGCTGATCAATCATTTTACGCATTAGATTAATCATCACTTTATCAAAATTAAAACCTGTGTATTGTTTACCTTTTACAACCATATCATCTACTAAATTCTGAATAGCCTCTGAATTATTACTAACAGCTATTTGATCAAAAGCTTTCTGATATAACACTTTGGTTGCATCATCATTAGCCAAGAACATTCCAGAAACCACACTTTTTGCAACAAAAGGCAATTCTGATTCGTCTTTTGCCTCAATAAAGATCCTAGTTAAAGGTGTTGCTAAAATTTTACGAACTTCATCTGGTAATTCTTTAGATTTTTGAATGGCCAAAGGTTGATCTATATAATACATAGACACTAAAGCTTTACCTAATACAGAATACGATTTGCTTTGTAAAGCTTTTTCGAAAATTGGCTTTAACTCTGGGTCTGTTAACTTACCTAATGTACTTAGAGCTTCTGCTTGTACTAAGGTTTTATCGTCATTATTAGCCATTCTCATAATTTTACGAATAGCGTCTTTTTTAGAAAATTTGTTAATTAAATCTATCTGCTGTAAAGCCAATATTCTAATTTTATAAGCATCATCATCTAAGGCATCAACAATAGCATTAAATGCATTTTTATCATCTTGTTTAGAAGCTACTTGAAACAATGCTTCTCTTCTATGAGCAAAATTATCTGCATTTTTCAGTTGAAAAATATATTCACTTAAAATCTTATTTTCATATAAATTACAAACCAAAATATTGTCTGCATTTACCTGAATTAAATTGGGTTGCCTGTTATAAGGGAAGGTAAAAGATGCATCATTCGATTCTACAAACACTGTATGTCTTGTTCTTTTAGTGCCTTCAAAAATATCAATAGCAAAAGGAAATTTAAATGTTTCTGATTGTAATTGAGAAATGTTTACAGTAACCGTTTTTCTTAAAGTATTGTAATCGTAAGAGATTTCGATATTAGGATGGTTTGCTCCAAAATACCACTGATTAAAAAACCAATTTAAATCTTGACCTGTAATTTCTTCAAAGATTAAACGTAATTGGTGTACTTCTGCAGTATCATATTTATATGTTTCTAAATACGTTTTTAGTCCTTGAAAAAATGCATCATCACCTAAATAAGTTCTAAGCATGTGTAAAATTGCTCCACCTTTATTATAACTCACTAAATCAAATAATTCTTCTCTTTCATCATATGAAAAACGAACTAAACTTTTATCTTGATTTTGGCCATTTTTATAGGCTTCTACTTGCTCATAATAATGCATTTCAGCATCAGTTTTACCATATTTATGTGCTCTCCATAAATACTCTCCATAATTGGCAAAAGACTCATTTAACGTTAAGTTAGACCAGCTTTCTGAGGTTACTAAATTTCCAAACCAATGATGAAAAATTTCGTGAGCTATTGTATTTTCTTGTAAGTTATTATCTATT belongs to Polaribacter dokdonensis and includes:
- a CDS encoding DUF2461 domain-containing protein, whose product is MTIEKSTFQFLKDLRKNNNRDWFADHKATYEKARLNAKDVFAEVLEKLEGHDEIEKSKMMRIYRDVRFSKDKTPYKAHFSNSYSRLGASLRGGYFLQIRPGESFLAGGFWEPSKEDLFRLRKEIEQDASEIRDVLSDKEFQKHFGDSFYSFSELKTAPRGFDKEHKDVDLLRKKGFIAMKKFSDKEVLDKNFTKNVNDGFLALRPFFNLFSDILTTNLNGESII
- a CDS encoding DUF1853 family protein; this encodes MDFKTKEIQKRYEGYLATPKLWTGDDISGLHQFELESKSHKIDISIDDKIRLGKYVERFVSYHLSTIKEIDILAENIQIQKDKRTLGELDCLLTKNKKPVHLEIVYKFYLYDATVGSTEIEHFIGPNRKDTLIEKLNKLKEKQLPLIYSNDCKPYLDEYDIEVEKVKQEVLFKAQLFLPYNKQHIQLTKLNTNCIQGFYINLKELRYFKESKFYIPSKKDWLIKPHEQVLWVTYTNFSNKIKEFELRKFSPLVWIKSKNGELSKCFVVLWA
- a CDS encoding efflux RND transporter periplasmic adaptor subunit, which codes for MSKRAKIILIVIGVLFVAALIWFGKKNKKSIVEYETETAFKTTIVKKTVATGKVTPLEEIEIKPQITGIIDKIMLLEGSKVKKGDLIATVRVVPNEQSLISAKGRVNNIKIRLDNAKVQYDRNKNLFDKGVISRQEFENIELTYDQAKQDLKNAQNDYLIIKRGSAGTGGSANTNIMAQISGTILEIPVKEGDQVIQSNNFNAGTTIASIADMSKMIFEGKVDESEVGKLKNGADIEVSIGAIEGKKFPAKLNFIAPKGTEEAGAVQFKIKADVSLDDNYFIRAGYSANADIVLEKKDSVLSIKEALLKFDNKTEEPYVEVKTGEGTFERRTLKLGTSDGVNVEVLEGITIEDQIKIWNKTSGVKEVGNN
- a CDS encoding ABC transporter permease; its protein translation is MKFLFDSDTWQEIYGSIRKNKVRTAITIIGVLWGIFLLVVLLGAARGVDNGFKKIFGDFATNSVFVWTQSTDTPFKGFQEGRRFRLKMNDIEVLKNEYQDEIKLLAPRNQTNNLIIHDFKSGNFSVSGDYPVLDQIQKKKLIFGRFINENDILSSAKITVISENMYKQLFDKGEEPIGEYIKINSINYKVVGVYGSSNGIDLDGDTAFIPFTTFKRVYNTANNIDWMVITANPGIDIEQMESDVILTLKSLHNVHPEDKRAFGSFNLGVQIAKVTGFLTGLQFMTWFVGIATLIAGVFAIGNILLITVKERTQEIGIRRALGATPKSIRQQIILESVFLTTIAGMLGIVFGGLILYFIDSAFGQGDDAALINPTVNIPIIIIAFVTLIVLGTLIGLIPAHMATIVRPIEALREE
- a CDS encoding ABC transporter permease, with the protein product MFDLDRWREIFQSINKNRLRSVMSGFTVAFAILLFTLLFGIVSGLSNTFTDAFADDAQNAMFVRVWKTSKPYKGLQTGRTIQLRNSDYNYINDEYGNKIQYKSSRIYKNFTLKYKNEASNYSVMAINPDHQFLEKTIINEGRYVNERDIKDKSKVIVIGRLIKEDLFGQKPALGKRLNVNGSSYLIIGIFSDEGGDNEERKAFIPLSTAQMIYGNNDYISQIALGYDPKLSLDAAVAFGNQMERDLRNKMNIHPDDQSALSVQNMAEANKGVGQFMGILYAIVILVGSGTLVAGIIGISNIMIFVIKERTKEFGIRKALGAKPSSIVGIVVQETVLITTLAGYLGLSFGTYLLSLIGNSLEEDYFIKDPSVSTGIVIGATIVLILSGLIASYIPAKKAANIKPIVALRAD
- a CDS encoding ABC transporter ATP-binding protein — its product is MIKIEKLHKSYPIGKDSLHVLKGIDLHIKEGEFVSIMGSSGSGKSTLLNIVGLLDIHDEGDYYLNGQLIKDMNEKKAALLRNKFLGFIFQSFNLISYKTALENVALPLYYKGMGRKERLQVALDYLEKVGLKDWANHLPNELSGGQKQRVAIARALVTKPKVVLADEPTGALDSTTTDSVMDLLKDINDEGMTVFVITHEEEVAEQTKRIVRLKDGVIISDEFTKASKAV
- a CDS encoding thiol-disulfide oxidoreductase DCC family protein encodes the protein MINIPKNKKLVLFDGICNLCNSAVLTIIKHDKKNVFLFAALDSDTGKQVTQHLHIDVRKIDSIILYEPNVSYEIKSTAALKIAKDFGGIWWLTQVFFVLPESIRNYVYDFIAKNRYKWFGKKDQCMLPNTELKAKFI
- a CDS encoding HAD family hydrolase, yielding MNIPKEIKCVIFDMDGVIIDSEEIHKKAYYETFNSIGVNVSDELYKTLTGSSTINAFQKLVQHFKLNLNPEDLVLEKRKRYVNFFENDPTLHLVNGVENLIKHLYKEQITLVLASSSAMINIDRVFTRFHLHQYFKAKISGADLKESKPNPEIFEKAAILSEVAKEHCIIIEDSDNGIKAANDAGIFVVGYQNPMAEDQTLENANLITDSFSTLKSELF
- a CDS encoding alpha/beta fold hydrolase yields the protein MIEELIHLTTDDSETIALWKITSNKTTDKHLFLIHGTFSDKEIFNGFTDYFLNLGYTCWLLEWRNHGESKKVNQKFRFEAIGKHDVKTAFKYLIDKEQITNLHCAAHSGGGISITICLIYNPEFKKRIKSISLFGVQAFGANISTKQNIKLRGAKLICKLIGKVPAKFAGSKNYDETYFTMHQWFDWNIQRRFTDSSQFDYESRMKEIRIPIISFCAKGDDFIAPKEGCQLYLDAFKNPKNKLVYCAVELGNLEDYNHSRILKSKNSKKEIWPQAEKWMSKNS
- a CDS encoding M1 family aminopeptidase gives rise to the protein MKFRNIFLLNLLLFSVSILAQSTTYRAEKEKKHNLIHTKLSVDFNFDDKTMNGEAWITAKPHFYATNKIALDANAMLIHEVSLNNKILSYNYNEYVLEIELPKTYTKKEEFTIYIKYTARPEKVKDEGSKAITDAKGLYFINADGKDATKPIQIWTQGETQANSAWFPTIDAPNQKMTQELFITVPNKYITLSNGTLVNQTTKGNNRTDYWKQDKKHAPYLAFMGIGEFAVIKDNYKNIPVNYYVEKEYASYAKDIFGLTPEMIGFFSEKLGVDYPWDKYSQIVVRDYVSGAMENTTAVVHGEQAYQKPGQLIDNNLQENTIAHEIFHHWFGNLVTSESWSNLTLNESFANYGEYLWRAHKYGKTDAEMHYYEQVEAYKNGQNQDKSLVRFSYDEREELFDLVSYNKGGAILHMLRTYLGDDAFFQGLKTYLETYKYDTAEVHQLRLIFEEITGQDLNWFFNQWYFGANHPNIEISYDYNTLRKTVTVNISQLQSETFKFPFAIDIFEGTKRTRHTVFVESNDASFTFPYNRQPNLIQVNADNILVCNLYENKILSEYIFQLKNADNFAHRREALFQVASKQDDKNAFNAIVDALDDDAYKIRILALQQIDLINKFSKKDAIRKIMRMANNDDKTLVQAEALSTLGKLTDPELKPIFEKALQSKSYSVLGKALVSMYYIDQPLAIQKSKELPDEVRKILATPLTRIFIEAKDESELPFVAKSVVSGMFLANDDATKVLYQKAFDQIAVSNNSEAIQNLVDDMVVKGKQYTGFNFDKVMINLMRKMIDQQKKESKSNYLRNIEIIKTAMSKLL